In the genome of Ureibacillus sp. FSL W7-1570, the window GGAAGCGTTGGAAGAACAGAATATCGGGTTTGTCCGAAGACCGACTGGCGGACGGGCCGTATTGCACGACAGCGAATTGACGTACAGCATCATCGTGACGGAGCAATATCCGAACCTGCCTGAAACCGTAACAGAAGCTTACCGTTTTTTGAGCGAAGGTTTGTTGAAAGGGTTCCACAATTTGGGATTGGATGCTTATTTCAGCATCCCTGATACGGAAGAAAAACAAGATGCATTGAAAAAGCCGAAAAGTGCCGTTTGTTTCGATGCGCCTAGTTGGTATGAACTTGTTGTGGAAGGGAAAAAAGTCGCTGGAAGTGCGCAAACTAGACAAAAGGGCGTCGTTTTGCAGCACGGTGCAATTTTATTGGATCTCGATGAAGACAAGCTGTTGTCTCTGTTCAATTTCCCTTCCGAAGAGGCAAAAGAGCGGATGCGCAAACAATTGCCGGAAAGAGCCGTTGCAATCAACCGTTTAACAACACGGCGCATCACCATTGAGGAATGCATCCATGCCTTCAAAAAAGGTTTTGAAGAAGCTTTGCAAATAGAATTGATCCCATATGAACTGACTGAAGAACAAAAGGGATATGTGAGAAAATTGGAAGAAGAAAAGTATGCAAATGATGAATGGAATTTTAGAAAGTAATCAAAAATTATCCTTCAAAAAATGTGATTAAAATTTAATATTCCGCTACAAACATAGAAATTTCTAGGATTCATAGAAATTATTATTTGTCAACCCCTTGAATCGATTTTGGTTATGAGGTAATCTTTTCTAAGTAGCAGAACGAAACAATATATTGTATGTTCGTTTTGTTGGACATACAATATATTGTGTTTTATTGTTTTTATATAGGGTAATGATAGTTAAATTATATATGTGCTAAGGGAGGCTGGCAGATGGTAATGATAGATTCGTATACGACCATCCTCATTGATCAATTGAACAAAGATATTGAACAATTCCCGCAAGTTCACCCGATTACGCCGGACATGCATGTGACGCATAAAGGTGTTTCGAGACTTGTCATGATTGACCGATATTCCTTCAAGGATACGGAAAAAAAGACGTTAAAACCAGGCGATTTTGTTGTATTAACCATTAAGGAAGATCCAAAATTTCCAGCCCGCGGTTTAGGTTATATCCAATCAATCGATTGGAAAGAAAATAAAGCGGAAATTTTGATTGAAGAAGAGTACCGAAATGTGCTCGATGATCCGAAAGAACAAGAAACGGGCATCATTGTTCGATCCCTTGATATCATAGAAAAACCCCTTGAAATTTTTTATGAACAAATCGCGAAACGAAACGCAACCGGTTTGGCTGCCGTTGAGGAAACAGAAGAAAAACGCAGCGAATG includes:
- a CDS encoding biotin/lipoate A/B protein ligase family protein; translated protein: MKTKWYFINSGPCSPSYNMALDEALLDFHSKNEIPPVIRFYQWNPPTLSIGYFQKAKDINLEALEEQNIGFVRRPTGGRAVLHDSELTYSIIVTEQYPNLPETVTEAYRFLSEGLLKGFHNLGLDAYFSIPDTEEKQDALKKPKSAVCFDAPSWYELVVEGKKVAGSAQTRQKGVVLQHGAILLDLDEDKLLSLFNFPSEEAKERMRKQLPERAVAINRLTTRRITIEECIHAFKKGFEEALQIELIPYELTEEQKGYVRKLEEEKYANDEWNFRK